In Narcine bancroftii isolate sNarBan1 unplaced genomic scaffold, sNarBan1.hap1 Scaffold_214, whole genome shotgun sequence, one genomic interval encodes:
- the LOC138750643 gene encoding caspase-7-like isoform X1: MDFLNGMNIKSRRNHGSSFLSVLSSHGNEDVIYGADGNSVYLRDIFSMFGAESCPSLAGKPKIFFIQACRGSQQDKGVLVEPVPEVETDGCGSQQNFFFQYLAIPEDTVVHFSSCPDYSSFLRPTGSTFLQTLYKVLSGEQRHWELLRIMTRVNCLVALTFESRGQHGGKKQMPCFVTKLRQEVYLSVESKASSL, translated from the exons ATGGATTTTTTAAATGGCATGAATATTA AATCTCGTCGGAACCATGGGTCCTCCTTTCTCTCGGTTCTCTCCAGCCACGGAAACGAGGATGTGATTTACGGAGCAGATGGAAACAGTGTGTATCTGAGAGACATTTTCTCCATGTTTGGGGCTGAGAGCTGTCCATCACTCGCAGGGAAGCCAAAAATCTTCTTCATTCAG GCGTGCCGAGGGTCACAGCAGGACAAGGGCGTTCTTGTGGAACCAGTGCCAGAGGTGGAGACTGACGGATGCGGATCTCAGCAGAACTTCTTCTTCCAGTACCTTGCAATCCCTGAAGACACTGTTGTCCATTTCTCCAGCTGCCCAG ATTACAGTTCCTTCTTGCGCCCAACGGGTTCTACCTTCCTGCAGACCCTGTACAAGGTGCTgagcggggagcagagacactgGGAACTCCTGCGCATCATGACTCGTGTGAACTGCCTGGTTGCCCTGACGTTTGAGTCCAGAGGCCAACATGGGGGCAAGAAGCAGATGCCTTGCTTTGTCACCAAGTTACGACAAGAGGTCTACCTCTCGGTGGAAAGCAAAGCGAGTTCTCTCTGA
- the LOC138750643 gene encoding caspase-7-like isoform X2, producing MFGAESCPSLAGKPKIFFIQACRGSQQDKGVLVEPVPEVETDGCGSQQNFFFQYLAIPEDTVVHFSSCPDYSSFLRPTGSTFLQTLYKVLSGEQRHWELLRIMTRVNCLVALTFESRGQHGGKKQMPCFVTKLRQEVYLSVESKASSL from the exons ATGTTTGGGGCTGAGAGCTGTCCATCACTCGCAGGGAAGCCAAAAATCTTCTTCATTCAG GCGTGCCGAGGGTCACAGCAGGACAAGGGCGTTCTTGTGGAACCAGTGCCAGAGGTGGAGACTGACGGATGCGGATCTCAGCAGAACTTCTTCTTCCAGTACCTTGCAATCCCTGAAGACACTGTTGTCCATTTCTCCAGCTGCCCAG ATTACAGTTCCTTCTTGCGCCCAACGGGTTCTACCTTCCTGCAGACCCTGTACAAGGTGCTgagcggggagcagagacactgGGAACTCCTGCGCATCATGACTCGTGTGAACTGCCTGGTTGCCCTGACGTTTGAGTCCAGAGGCCAACATGGGGGCAAGAAGCAGATGCCTTGCTTTGTCACCAAGTTACGACAAGAGGTCTACCTCTCGGTGGAAAGCAAAGCGAGTTCTCTCTGA